From Oncorhynchus mykiss isolate Arlee unplaced genomic scaffold, USDA_OmykA_1.1 un_scaffold_265, whole genome shotgun sequence, the proteins below share one genomic window:
- the LOC118948746 gene encoding induced myeloid leukemia cell differentiation protein Mcl-1 homolog, whose protein sequence is MDVTGMINTLYVDDRGDNVKFLSAVAHSIFEDGTVNWGRVASLTSFGAAVCRYLRGKGRDNCVDLVGEEISEYLVTHHKDWLVKHNSWNGFVEFFPVAEPESRCRNIIMTIFGLAGIGATMTFLVM, encoded by the exons ATGGATGTTACAGGTATGATCAACACACTCTATGTGGATGACAGAGGGGATAACGTGAAGTTCCTCAGTGCAGTAGCCCATAGCATCTTTGAAGACGGGACCGTCAACTGGGGCCGTGTTGCCAGCCTGACATCTTTTGGGGCTGCGGTGTGCCGGTACTTGAGAGGCAAGGGGAGAGACAACTGTGTGGATTTGGTGGGAGAGGAGATATCAGAGTACCTGGTCACTCACCACAAGGACTGGCTAGTCAAACATAACTCCTGG AATGGGTTCGTGGAGTTCTTTCCAGTAGCAGAACCTGAGTCCAGATGTCGGAACATCATCATGACCATTTTTGGATTGGCTGGTATTGGGGCAACAATGACCTTCTTGGTTATGTGA
- the LOC118948747 gene encoding mitogen-activated protein kinase HOG1-like: MEKYKRGPVLGNGAYGTVYKVTCLTTGKEYALKYHTRGVEETTVRELSCLAALRGHPYVIHMHDCFVDNDTIAMLMAYVPYTLGDAIHNGYGVNSYHEEDRYQECLPFSFVAHFSAQVANALSYMHRLNIVHRDLTPYNVLLTEDLTVKVADMGLSRQSSNWMSPNVVTETYRAPELFLERRRSTEYTCAIDMWSLGVLIVDAMEGRVTFASGDARRVTMSTYEIITRTLCPKDHPSASSTPCYPDIIMPKVMQCELVKRIVFRLLKFHAPERLLAHELLQDTEWMRAADMTREDQVIVRDQIQRTKSSEWLRC, encoded by the coding sequence ATGGAGAAATACAAGAGAGGCCCTGTTTTAGGCAACGGTGCATATGGAACCGTGTACAAAGTTACTTGTCTGACTACTGGGAAGGAGTATGCCTTGAAATACCACACCCGCGGCGTAGAGGAGACAACAGTCAGAGAGCTCTCATGTCTCGCAGCACTAAGGGGTCACCCATATGTGATTCACATGCACGATTGCTTTGTAGATAATGACACGATAGCCATGCTCATGGCCTACGTACCCTACACCTTGGGTGACGCGATCCACAATGGATACGGTGTGAACTCGTACCACGAAGAAGATCGTTACCAAGAGTGTCTCCCGTTCAGTTTCGTTGCTCACTTTAGTGCACAGGTGGCTAATGCCCTGTCCTACATGCACAGACTGAATATAGTACACAGGGACCTGACGCCTTACAACGTGCTGCTGACAGAAGATCTCACAGTGAAGGTGGCTGACATGGGCCTCTCTAGACAGTCCTCCAACTGGATGAGCCCAAATGTGGTCACCGAGACGTACAGGGCCCCTGAATTGTTCCTGGAAAGACGTAGATCTACAGAGTACACATGTGCCATAGACATGTGGAGCCTAGGGGTTTTGATAGTGGATGCAATGGAAGGGAGGGTTACATTCGCTAGCGGTGACGCCAGACGTGTGACTATGTCCACCTACGAGATTATCACAAGGACTCTATGTCCCAAAGACCACCCCAGTGCATCAAGTACACCCTGTTACCCTGACATCATAATGCCTAAAGTGATGCAGTGTGAACTGGTGAAAAGGATAGTCTTCAGATTGCTGAAATTCCATGCCCCAGAGAGACTTTTGGCTCATGAGCTGCTTCAGGACACAGAATGGATGCGTGCTGCTGATATGACCAGGGAAGACCAAGTTATAGTTAGAGACCAGATACAGCGCACTAAAAGTTCTGAGTGGTTGAGGTGTTGA